One genomic window of Glycine max cultivar Williams 82 chromosome 16, Glycine_max_v4.0, whole genome shotgun sequence includes the following:
- the LOC100791370 gene encoding 26S proteasome non-ATPase regulatory subunit 4 homolog — protein MVLEATMICIDNSEWMRNGDYSPSRFQAQADAANLICGAKTQSNPENTVGVLTMAGKGVRVLVTPTSDLGKILACMHGLEIGGEMNLAAGIQVAQLALKHRQNKKQQQRIIVFAGGPVNHEKKMLEMIGRKLKKNSVALDVVNFGEEDEGKTEKLEALLSAVNNNDTSHIVHVPSGPNALSDVLISTPIFTGDGEGGSGFAAGSVSGFEFGVDPNLDPELALALRVSMEEERARQEAAAKKAAEDAAKQEKDGEQQASPQDTTMTKGVSAAASEAETKRTDLTVNENALLQQALAMSMDDPTINHDMRDTDMSEAAAEDPELALALQLSVEDSSKDSASQSDVSKLLADQSFVSSILASLPGVDPNDPSVKDLLASLQNQSEPQQKNEDKPPNEEEKK, from the exons ATGGTGCTCGAG GCGACTATGATCTGTATAGACAATTCGGAATGGATGCGTAACGGGGATTACTCTCCTTCTCGATTTCAAGCCCAAGCAGACGCCGCCAATCTCATTTGCGGTGCTAAAACCCAG TCTAATCCAGAAAATACGGTGGGAGTTCTCACGATGGCGGGGAAGGGCGTTCGTGTTTTGGTGACCCCTACCAGTGATTTGGGCAAGATCTTAGCTTGCATGCATG GACTAGAAATAGGTGGTGAGATGAACCTAGCTGCTGGCATTCAGGTTGCGCAATTGGCTCTTAAGCATCGGCAGAACAAGAAGCAGCAGCAAAGGATTATTGTCTTTGCTGGAGG TCCTGTTAATCATGAGAAGAAAATGTTGGAGATGATTGGGAGGAAATTGAAAAAGAATAGTGTAGCACTTGACGTTGTCAATTTTGGTGAAGAAGATGAGGGTAAGACAGAGAAGTTGGAGGCACTCCTTTCAGCTGTTAACAATAATGATACCAGCCACATTGTTCATGTTCCATCTGGTCCAAACGCCCTTTCTGATGTACTAATAAG TACTCCTATTTTTACTGGTGACGGGGAAGGTGGAAGTGGTTTTGCTGCAGGCAGTGTATCTGGATTTGAGTTTGGTGTTGATCCAAACTTGGACCCTGAACTGGCTCTTGCTCTAAGAGTTTCAATGGAAGAAGAGAGAGCCAGACAGGAAGCAGCTGCCAAAAAGGCAGCAGAGGATGCTGCTAAACAGGAGAAAGATGGTGAGCAGCAAGCTAGCCCACAGGATACAACAATGACTAAGGGTGTTAGTGCAGCAGCTTCTGAAGCTGAGACTAAAAGAACTGATTTGACG GTCAACGAGAATGCTCTTCTACAGCAGGCCCTTGCAATGTCTATGGATGATCCCACAATTAACCACGACATGAGAGATACAGATATGTCTGAAGCAGCTGCTGAAGATCCTGAGTTGGCTCTAG CTCTCCAATTGTCTGTAGAAGACAGCTCAAAGGACTCGGCAAGCCAGTCTGACGTGAGTAAGCTGTTGGCAGATCAGTCCTTTGTATCTTCTATCCTTGCATCG CTTCCTGGGGTTGACCCAAATGATCCATCTGTCAAAGATTTGCTGGCTTCCTTGCAAAATCAGTCTGAG CCTCAGCAGAAGAATGAAGA